The DNA window TCGACTGCGCGACGAAAGGGATCGCCTGCGATACAAGGGCTACCGCCTGCGCCACGAATATAGCGCGTCAGCGAGCAGGATCAAACTGATGCCCGACAATCGCTCGGGTTGATCGACCGCGGCGGCGTGCACAAGTCCCTCAGCCATCAGGTGCGTATCCGCGTTAATGAGGAATGCCGACAGTCCCCATGGCTGATTCGTCGCGTGGTCGGGTTGGGTTTCGTTCATGTGGAACCTGGCCGCACGGGACGCCGAAGCCAGCAGGTCCGGATCGCCGGTCTGCAAGCCAAGACTCGCGACCGCATGGGCGATCTGCAACTCATGGAACCAGAGCGACTCCAGGTTGTCGGAACGGGATGCCAGCAGATAGGTGCCATCCGAGTTTTGCCGCCCGGCGACAGAGCGAACCGCGCGGACAGCCGTGCGAACGAGTTGATCGTCGTGCAGCAGTTCCGCGCCGGCTAGCAACGCGACCGCTTTCCAAGCAAGACCGGCCGCCGCGTCGCCGTTGGAGGCGGAAATTGCACTCGGCTCGAACGACGACACGCCCACTCCGATTTCCGCCCGAAGCGAGTCGATCTGTCGGACGGCTGACTCGGCCTCGGTATCCAGAAGTACGCGGTCTGATGCCCGCAGCGCCTGAAACGCCGAGTACCAGAGCAGTCCCGAATACGCAGAACGGCAATGCCCGGCACGATCGACGATGACCGCGTCGTCCGGCTCGGCGTTGGTCGCCAGCAGAGGTTCGAGCCACGCGAAGATCGCTGATGAATCCGGTGCCGCGTTCAGCGCCGGCCATGCCGCGCGCGCTCGACAGCAATTCGATCAGGCGGCGCGTCCTGGAACGCCGACGCGCTCGCTGTCAACGATGCTACACCTGTTTCCAAAACGCTGCGCAATCTGTCTAACACTGGGATTTCTGCAGTTTTCACACCTTCTCCGCTTTCCCCAGCGAGCTTAGTATCCGCCGACCAACCATGCATGCCCGTCGGGGGACCGATCCGGGCATTGCGAATCGCTGAAAGGGCTCGTCCGGGGACACGTTGTAATGCATTACGTTGATTCAGAGTACAGCGAACTACTTTCATTATTGATGAGGAAAACGATCGACGGCTCGGCCAGATCTGGCCGGCGCGTTGTCAGCGTTGGACCCTTCGCCGCCGCGCTGCACGAGACCGACGACCTCATCTGGCTCAGTTACGCACTTCCGTGGCCCGGTGCGGCCCGGGAACGGTTCTCGCGGCAGGACCTTGTCGAGCTTCGCAGGCTGTTCCGCGAAGCCGGCCGCGTGCTGCGGTTTGAGTTCTTCGAACCCCTGCACCCCTGGCTGGCCGCGCTGCTGGCGCAGAACGATTTCAAGCTTCAGGCGGCTCAACCGCTGATGCTCTGCGGCCCCGACGATCTCCGACCGGACAGGCTTCGCCTTCGACCGGCCGACGGCGAAGAGGTCGAAGTCTGCGACCTTTCGCCAGACGATTCCAGCGATCTCATCGGCCAGTTCATGGTGGTCTCCAAGCTTTGCTTTAACGAACCTCCCTACGTGACGCCGCAGGAACTGCAAACGACGCGCGAAAACCTGCTCAATGGCACTTATCGCTCGGCTTACGCGAAGGTGCGGGGCGTGGTGGCCGGCGTCGGCTCGATTTCGCCGGCGAATGACGAACTGGTCGGCATCGGCACGCTCGCGCCGTTTCGGCGACAAGGCGTTGCCTGCGCCGTCAGCAGCCACCTGCTCGCGTCCCGCTTCCAGGCCGGTTCGCCCCTGGCATGGCTCAGTGCCGGCGACGAAGCCGCCAAATTGCTTTACCAGAAGATCGGCTTCCGGATGGTGGGCATGCAACTGAACTACATCGACGACAGCTGGGACGGCCGAACGCGCGCAAGCGTGCCCAGGCCACTCTGATTCTCGATCGAACCACACCGCGTTACACTCCCTCTCATGTCCCTCAACAACGACCTCTCCGAGCTGTTCAAGAACTTCAGCCGGCTGATGGAGCTCAAAGGCGAGAGCGTCTTCAAGGTGATCGCGTTCCAGAAAGTCAGTCGAATTCTCAACGACATGACTTTCGACATCCGCCAGGCGTTCGAGAAGGGCGAACTTGATTCCATCGAGGGCATCGGCGAATCCAGCCGTCGTATCATCTCCGAGTTCATCCGCACCGGACGAAGCACCGAGTTCGATGAAGTCGCGACGACCGTCCCGGCGGGGCTGCTTCCGATGCTCGATATCCAGGGCCTGGGGCCCAAGACCATCGCGCTGTTCTGGAAGGAAAAGGGCATCACCAGTGTGGACGCACTGGTCAAGGCGATCGACGACGGGTCGCTCAAGGGCCTCAAGGGGGTCGGCGATAAGAAGTTGCTTGGCATCAAGGAAGCGCTCGAACGGATGAAAAACGCCTCCGGTCGCCTGCGCATCGATGAGGCGATGTCGATCGCGACCGACTTCGTCGAGCGGCTTCGGAAACTGCCCGAGGTCGCTTATGTCGAATACGCCGGCAGCCTGCGCCGGTCCAGGGAAACGATCGGCGATGTTGACCTGATCTGCTCCGGCAAGTCGCCCGACGACGGCGAAGCAATCGCGAAGGTGTTCACCCAGTTTCCCGAAGTTTCCAAGATCC is part of the Humisphaera borealis genome and encodes:
- a CDS encoding GNAT family N-acetyltransferase, whose translation is MRKTIDGSARSGRRVVSVGPFAAALHETDDLIWLSYALPWPGAARERFSRQDLVELRRLFREAGRVLRFEFFEPLHPWLAALLAQNDFKLQAAQPLMLCGPDDLRPDRLRLRPADGEEVEVCDLSPDDSSDLIGQFMVVSKLCFNEPPYVTPQELQTTRENLLNGTYRSAYAKVRGVVAGVGSISPANDELVGIGTLAPFRRQGVACAVSSHLLASRFQAGSPLAWLSAGDEAAKLLYQKIGFRMVGMQLNYIDDSWDGRTRASVPRPL